The proteins below come from a single Paraburkholderia flagellata genomic window:
- a CDS encoding LysR family transcriptional regulator, whose translation MSFSIDDVTRRLNTRLKMRHLVLLLQIRQHGSLTRVAEHMATSQPAVTNALAEMESMFGAPLFDRTPRGMTPTALGNVVLARAQAMLHDLDHLARDIEAVVAGHATRVHVGVIPFISGRTLAAAIRLTQSRLPQRVTMTIHEGTSDALLPQLRDHTLDIVIGRASSAVDVSQLRFEVLHQQKPRLIASRRLAARLARGKLDWEKLVELDWILGAPHTPIREQISDLFLHAGVAPPVPIVESYTSRLIGEMISTNENAVSIVPADIAEELVHFAGVAIVPYTLDWTLPPVALFTRAGVLRDVDATFGQSLRELYQESEKARG comes from the coding sequence GTGTCTTTCAGCATTGACGACGTGACGAGGCGGTTGAATACGCGCCTGAAAATGCGCCATCTGGTCCTGCTCCTGCAGATCCGCCAGCACGGCTCGCTCACGCGCGTGGCGGAACACATGGCGACGAGCCAGCCCGCCGTCACCAACGCGCTGGCTGAAATGGAGAGCATGTTCGGCGCGCCGCTCTTCGACCGCACGCCGCGCGGCATGACGCCCACGGCGCTCGGCAACGTGGTGCTCGCGCGCGCCCAGGCCATGCTGCACGACCTAGACCACCTCGCGCGCGACATCGAAGCCGTGGTGGCCGGGCACGCCACGCGCGTGCACGTGGGCGTGATTCCGTTCATCTCGGGACGCACGCTTGCCGCGGCCATTCGCCTCACGCAGTCACGGCTGCCGCAACGCGTCACCATGACGATTCACGAAGGCACGAGCGACGCGCTCCTGCCGCAGCTTCGCGACCATACGCTCGATATCGTGATCGGACGCGCGTCTTCTGCTGTCGATGTCTCGCAGTTGCGCTTCGAGGTGCTGCATCAGCAAAAGCCGCGGCTCATCGCGAGCCGGCGGCTCGCGGCGCGCCTGGCGCGCGGCAAGCTCGACTGGGAAAAGCTGGTCGAACTGGACTGGATACTGGGCGCGCCGCACACGCCTATCCGCGAGCAGATTTCCGACTTGTTCCTGCATGCGGGCGTGGCGCCGCCCGTGCCGATCGTGGAGAGCTACACGTCGCGGCTGATCGGCGAGATGATCAGCACGAACGAGAACGCCGTGTCGATCGTGCCCGCCGATATTGCCGAGGAACTCGTGCACTTCGCGGGCGTGGCCATCGTGCCGTACACGCTCGACTGGACGCTGCCGCCGGTTGCCTTGTTCACGCGCGCAGGCGTGCTGCGCGATGTCGATGCGACGTTTGGGCAGTCGCTGCGCGAGTTGTATCAGGAGTCGGAGAAGGCGCGGGGGTGA
- a CDS encoding MFS transporter has translation MAATSLDTQHRQARKAGIASFVGTTIEWYDFYAYSTAAALVLGKLFFPSTNALIGTLAAFASFWVGFLARPIGGIVFGHLGDKVGRKKTLIVTLMLMGGCTTLMGLLPTYNQVGVLAPVLLILLRLTQGIAMGGEWGGAVVLSSEHAPKGKEIFYSAFAQQGSPAGNLLATVAFLVISMLPDHQFMTWGWRVPFLMSAALVAVGLFIRMSVDESPAMKELQAKNKVAKLPIAEVLRHHKGLVAMGVGACVIALSATYFKTTFALSWAVTSIGFDRTQFLSVITFAIVVQLIVQPFGAVLATKMDLKKAIIYMLVPEIVALPLMFSMIATGSTKLAMIGMALASIPHSLYYAAMAGMLAKAFPAQVRYTGISLAYQICGMVFAGTTPILGQYLLSATGSILSVVALGVVHVLITLVCALMLVTRMQGEGTLEAQRAVTERV, from the coding sequence TTGGCAGCAACTTCCCTCGACACCCAGCATCGCCAGGCTCGCAAGGCGGGCATCGCTTCGTTCGTCGGCACGACGATCGAGTGGTACGACTTTTACGCGTACAGCACCGCGGCCGCGCTCGTGCTCGGCAAGCTCTTTTTCCCTTCGACGAATGCGCTGATCGGCACGCTGGCCGCCTTCGCCTCGTTCTGGGTTGGCTTTCTCGCGCGCCCGATTGGCGGCATCGTGTTCGGCCACCTCGGCGACAAGGTGGGCCGCAAGAAAACGCTGATCGTCACGCTCATGCTGATGGGCGGCTGCACCACGCTCATGGGCCTGTTGCCCACCTACAACCAGGTGGGCGTGCTCGCGCCGGTGCTGCTCATCCTGCTGCGTCTCACGCAGGGTATTGCCATGGGCGGCGAATGGGGCGGTGCGGTCGTGCTTTCCTCGGAACATGCGCCCAAGGGCAAGGAAATTTTCTATTCCGCGTTCGCGCAGCAGGGCTCGCCTGCGGGCAATCTGCTCGCCACGGTCGCGTTTCTCGTGATTTCCATGCTGCCCGATCACCAGTTCATGACCTGGGGCTGGCGTGTGCCGTTCCTGATGTCGGCGGCGCTGGTGGCCGTCGGGCTCTTTATTCGCATGAGCGTGGACGAGTCGCCCGCCATGAAGGAACTGCAGGCGAAGAACAAGGTGGCGAAGCTGCCGATCGCCGAAGTGCTGCGCCATCACAAGGGGCTCGTCGCGATGGGCGTGGGTGCCTGCGTGATCGCGCTCTCGGCCACCTACTTCAAGACCACGTTCGCGCTTTCGTGGGCCGTGACCTCGATCGGCTTCGACCGCACGCAGTTCTTGAGCGTCATCACGTTCGCGATTGTCGTGCAGTTGATCGTGCAACCGTTCGGCGCGGTGCTCGCCACGAAGATGGACCTCAAGAAAGCGATCATCTACATGCTCGTGCCCGAGATCGTTGCGCTGCCTCTCATGTTCTCGATGATCGCCACCGGCTCGACGAAGCTCGCGATGATCGGCATGGCGCTCGCCTCGATTCCGCATTCGCTCTACTACGCGGCCATGGCGGGCATGCTGGCGAAGGCTTTCCCCGCGCAGGTGCGCTACACCGGCATTTCGCTCGCTTATCAGATTTGCGGCATGGTGTTCGCGGGCACGACGCCGATTCTCGGCCAGTATCTGCTGAGCGCCACGGGCAGCATTCTTTCAGTGGTGGCGCTGGGCGTGGTGCATGTGCTGATCACGCTGGTTTGCGCGCTGATGCTGGTGACGCGCATGCAGGGCGAAGGCACGCTGGAGGCGCAGCGTGCGGTGACGGAGCGGGTTTGA
- a CDS encoding GNAT family N-acetyltransferase: protein MNSNSRSDGVRFIDCNEADHASAILEILNDAIVNSTALYDYKPRPPEAMATWFGTKRASGFPVVGAVDEAGTLLGFASWGTFRAFPANKYTVEHSVYVHHDQRGRGLGERLLLELIRRAREKQIHVLVGCIDATNGGSIALHTKLGFTHSGTIKEAGFKFGHWLDAAFYQLNLEMPVPPVDG from the coding sequence ATGAATTCGAATTCACGGAGCGACGGCGTGCGTTTCATCGATTGCAACGAAGCGGACCATGCGTCGGCGATTCTCGAGATCCTCAACGACGCGATCGTCAATTCAACCGCGCTCTACGACTACAAGCCGCGCCCGCCCGAGGCCATGGCCACGTGGTTCGGCACCAAGCGCGCGAGCGGCTTTCCGGTAGTGGGCGCCGTAGACGAAGCCGGCACGCTGCTCGGCTTCGCGAGCTGGGGCACATTCCGCGCGTTTCCCGCCAACAAGTACACGGTCGAGCACAGCGTCTACGTGCACCACGACCAGCGCGGCCGTGGCCTTGGCGAACGCCTGCTGCTGGAGTTGATCCGCCGCGCCCGTGAGAAACAGATTCACGTGCTCGTGGGCTGTATCGACGCCACCAATGGCGGAAGCATTGCGCTGCATACCAAGCTTGGATTCACGCACTCGGGCACGATCAAGGAAGCGGGATTCAAGTTCGGACACTGGCTCGACGCCGCTTTCTACCAGCTCAACCTCGAGATGCCCGTCCCGCCTGTGGATGGCTGA
- a CDS encoding DeoR/GlpR family DNA-binding transcription regulator, giving the protein MTRDPRLTLNARQQEMLEWVQRDGFVTVDDFASHFDVTPQTIRRDVNWLADMNLLRRYHGGASLPTSSENVSYSARQQMFHEEKRRIAALAAQHIPDQASLFINLGTTTEEVARALNHHRGLRVVTNNLNVASLMSGYPDCEVMITGGVVRPWDKGIVGEHTIDFIRQFKVDYAIIGTSAIETDGTLRDFDTREVRVAQAIIEHARTVYLVADHSKVGRPALVRQGHLSQVHALFTDQPLPEEMNEAVLAAGTQVHVAA; this is encoded by the coding sequence ATGACACGAGATCCTCGCCTCACCCTGAACGCGCGCCAGCAGGAAATGCTCGAATGGGTGCAACGTGACGGCTTCGTCACGGTCGACGATTTCGCCTCGCATTTCGACGTCACGCCGCAGACCATCCGGCGCGACGTGAACTGGCTCGCCGACATGAATCTGCTGCGCCGCTATCACGGTGGCGCGAGTTTGCCCACGAGTTCGGAAAACGTTTCGTACAGCGCGCGGCAGCAAATGTTCCATGAGGAGAAGCGCCGTATTGCGGCGCTCGCGGCCCAGCACATTCCCGATCAGGCATCCCTCTTCATCAACCTCGGCACCACGACCGAGGAAGTCGCGCGCGCGCTCAATCATCATCGGGGCTTGCGCGTTGTCACGAACAACCTCAACGTCGCGAGCCTGATGAGCGGCTATCCCGACTGCGAAGTGATGATCACGGGCGGCGTCGTGCGCCCCTGGGACAAAGGCATCGTCGGCGAGCACACCATCGACTTCATCCGCCAGTTCAAGGTGGATTACGCGATCATCGGCACGTCGGCCATCGAGACCGACGGCACGCTGCGCGACTTCGACACGCGCGAGGTGCGCGTGGCGCAGGCCATCATCGAGCATGCGCGCACGGTCTACCTCGTCGCCGACCATTCGAAGGTCGGCCGCCCGGCGCTCGTGCGCCAGGGACATCTGAGCCAGGTTCACGCGCTCTTCACCGACCAGCCGTTGCCCGAAGAAATGAACGAGGCGGTTCTGGCGGCAGGCACGCAGGTTCACGTCGCGGCGTAA
- a CDS encoding helix-turn-helix domain-containing protein — protein sequence MDSPTDGGINERIARCVRDLRATRGLTLDALATRSGVSRSMISMIERGAASPTAVVLEKLAAGLSVSMASLFGASGESAPADPLVRREQQAQWRDPQSGYMRRSVSPPNWPSPIQLVEVDFPAGARVAYETGGRDNVIHQQVWVTEGRIDVELGNERHSLHAGDCLAMRLDQPLIFSNPGARAARYVVAICDVSGI from the coding sequence ATGGACAGCCCGACCGACGGCGGAATCAACGAGCGCATCGCCCGCTGCGTGCGCGACTTGCGCGCAACGCGCGGCCTGACGCTGGACGCGCTCGCTACGCGCAGTGGCGTGAGCCGCTCGATGATCTCGATGATCGAGCGCGGCGCCGCCAGCCCCACGGCGGTGGTGCTCGAAAAGCTCGCGGCGGGGCTTTCGGTCTCGATGGCGAGCCTCTTCGGCGCTAGTGGCGAGAGTGCGCCCGCTGACCCCCTGGTACGCCGGGAACAGCAGGCACAGTGGCGCGATCCGCAGTCGGGCTATATGCGCCGGAGCGTGTCGCCGCCGAACTGGCCTTCGCCGATCCAACTGGTCGAAGTGGATTTCCCCGCCGGCGCGCGCGTCGCCTATGAAACGGGCGGCCGCGACAATGTGATTCACCAGCAGGTCTGGGTGACGGAAGGCAGGATCGACGTGGAGTTGGGCAATGAACGGCATTCGCTCCATGCGGGCGATTGCCTCGCCATGCGGCTCGATCAGCCACTGATCTTCAGCAACCCAGGCGCCCGCGCCGCGCGCTACGTCGTTGCCATTTGCGACGTGAGCGGCATCTGA
- a CDS encoding NADP-dependent malic enzyme has protein sequence MNKTDRQAALEYHEFPTPGKISVTASKPLVTQRDLALAYTPGVAVACEEIVADPQNSFRYTARGNLVGVITNGTAVLGLGNIGALASKPVMEGKAVLFKKFAGIDVFDIEVTESDPDKLVDIIASLEATFGGINLEDIKAPDCFTVERKLRERMKIPVFHDDQHGTAITVSAAFMNGLKVIGKDITKVKVVTSGAGAAALACLDLMVDLGLPLKNIWVTDIDGVVYQGRTTLMDPDKERFAQDTSARSLSDVIEGADVFLGLSAGGVLKAEMVKKMADKPLILALANPTPEIFPEVALEARPDAVLATGRSDFPNQVNNVLCFPYIFRGALDVGATTITRNMEIAAVHAIAKLAEEELNDSVAAAYGAYDLRFGPKYLIPKPFDSRLIVRIAPAVAKAAMEDGVATRPIDDFGAYTNELQQFVYHSGAFMKPIFAAAKQFVRDGGKSRIVFAEGEEERVLRAVQVIVDEKLARPILIGRPEVLLARIEKFGLRLKLGEDVEVTNPEYDERFHQYWTTYWELRCRDGISKEMARVEMRRRLTLIGAMMVRLGDADGMVCGTVGAYHDHLRFVDEAIGMHPNANTYAAMNILLLDKRTVAIVDTHVNDNPNAEQIAEFTLAAARQMEWLNLQPKVALLSRSNFGSGSSASGTKMREVLKLVTQKNPDLEIDGEMHGDCALDEALRLRILPHSKLKGAANLLVCPNVDSGNIAYNLLKTGAGSNVAVGPFLLGVNAPVNVLTSSSTVRRIINMAALTVLQANRD, from the coding sequence ATGAACAAGACCGATCGTCAGGCCGCTCTGGAATATCACGAATTTCCCACCCCGGGCAAGATTTCGGTGACGGCCAGCAAGCCGCTCGTCACCCAGCGCGACCTCGCGCTCGCCTATACGCCGGGCGTGGCCGTGGCCTGCGAGGAGATCGTCGCCGATCCGCAGAACTCGTTCCGCTACACGGCGCGCGGCAATCTGGTGGGCGTGATCACGAACGGTACGGCCGTGCTCGGTCTGGGCAACATCGGCGCGCTGGCCTCCAAGCCGGTCATGGAAGGCAAGGCGGTGCTCTTCAAGAAGTTCGCCGGCATCGACGTGTTCGACATCGAAGTGACCGAAAGCGATCCGGACAAGCTCGTGGACATCATCGCGAGCCTCGAGGCCACGTTCGGCGGCATCAATCTGGAAGACATCAAGGCCCCCGACTGCTTCACGGTCGAGCGCAAGCTGCGCGAGCGCATGAAGATTCCGGTCTTCCACGACGATCAGCACGGTACCGCCATTACCGTTTCGGCCGCGTTCATGAACGGCCTGAAAGTGATTGGCAAGGACATTACGAAGGTCAAGGTCGTGACCTCGGGCGCGGGCGCGGCGGCGCTGGCGTGTCTGGACCTCATGGTCGATCTCGGCTTGCCGCTGAAGAACATTTGGGTGACCGACATCGACGGCGTGGTCTACCAGGGCCGCACGACGCTCATGGACCCGGACAAGGAACGCTTCGCCCAGGACACCTCCGCGCGCTCGCTTTCCGACGTGATCGAAGGCGCGGACGTGTTCCTCGGCCTTTCCGCGGGCGGCGTGCTCAAGGCGGAAATGGTCAAGAAGATGGCTGACAAGCCGCTGATTCTCGCGCTTGCCAACCCCACGCCGGAAATCTTCCCCGAGGTCGCGCTCGAAGCGCGCCCGGACGCGGTGCTCGCCACGGGCCGTTCGGACTTCCCGAACCAGGTCAACAACGTGCTGTGCTTCCCGTACATCTTCCGCGGCGCACTCGATGTGGGCGCAACGACCATCACGCGCAACATGGAAATCGCGGCTGTGCACGCGATCGCCAAGCTCGCGGAAGAAGAGCTGAACGATTCGGTCGCCGCCGCATACGGCGCCTATGATCTGCGCTTCGGCCCGAAGTACCTGATTCCGAAGCCGTTCGATTCGCGCCTGATCGTGCGTATCGCACCGGCCGTGGCGAAGGCGGCGATGGAAGACGGCGTGGCCACGCGTCCCATCGACGACTTCGGCGCCTACACGAACGAGCTGCAGCAGTTCGTGTATCACTCGGGCGCGTTCATGAAGCCGATTTTCGCGGCCGCGAAGCAGTTCGTGCGTGACGGCGGCAAGTCGCGCATCGTGTTCGCCGAAGGCGAGGAAGAGCGCGTGCTGCGCGCGGTGCAGGTGATCGTCGACGAGAAGCTCGCGCGTCCGATCCTGATTGGCCGCCCGGAAGTGCTGCTCGCCCGCATCGAGAAATTCGGCCTGCGCCTGAAGCTCGGCGAAGACGTGGAAGTCACGAACCCCGAGTACGACGAGCGCTTCCACCAGTACTGGACAACCTATTGGGAACTGCGCTGCCGCGACGGCATTTCGAAGGAAATGGCGCGCGTGGAAATGCGCCGCCGCCTCACGCTGATCGGCGCGATGATGGTGCGCCTGGGCGACGCGGACGGCATGGTGTGCGGCACGGTGGGCGCGTATCACGACCACCTGCGCTTCGTCGATGAAGCCATCGGCATGCATCCGAACGCGAACACCTATGCGGCGATGAATATCCTGCTGCTCGACAAGCGTACGGTGGCGATCGTCGACACGCACGTGAACGACAACCCGAACGCCGAGCAGATTGCCGAATTCACGCTGGCGGCTGCGCGCCAGATGGAATGGCTGAATCTGCAACCGAAGGTCGCGCTGCTCTCGCGTTCGAACTTTGGCTCGGGCAGCTCGGCTTCGGGCACGAAGATGCGCGAAGTGCTCAAGCTCGTGACGCAGAAGAATCCCGATCTGGAAATCGACGGGGAAATGCACGGCGACTGCGCGCTGGACGAAGCACTGCGCCTGCGCATCCTGCCGCATTCGAAGCTCAAGGGTGCGGCGAACCTGCTCGTGTGCCCGAACGTGGACTCGGGCAACATCGCCTACAACCTGCTCAAGACGGGTGCGGGCAGCAACGTGGCGGTCGGCCCGTTCCTGCTGGGCGTGAATGCGCCGGTGAACGTGCTGACGTCGAGCTCGACGGTGCGACGGATTATCAACATGGCTGCCTTGACCGTGTTGCAGGCGAACCGCGACTGA
- a CDS encoding IclR family transcriptional regulator, with protein sequence MDVKTAVRVFDVINLFAEVRQPMIYSEIARRTEIPLSSCHALLQTMVAKGYLYAPGVKAGYYPTQRLLHVARDICSEDPLTLMFQPLLSALRDATGETAALATLAGNRVVYLDVMESRQKIRYSDEPGGFMTIASAAGKALLGALAPAARTKLLDSFEPELHSASGAVIDRAAFELDVEQGVTDGWHRSTGESVEDVAGLARGFLIHGEAFALVIGAPKARLLNNEQNAVKALLEVYAQIPPTLLAA encoded by the coding sequence ATGGATGTGAAAACTGCAGTGCGCGTCTTCGACGTGATCAACCTCTTTGCCGAAGTCCGGCAACCGATGATCTACAGCGAGATTGCGCGTCGAACCGAGATCCCGCTGTCGAGCTGCCACGCGCTGTTGCAGACGATGGTGGCCAAAGGCTATCTGTACGCGCCGGGCGTGAAGGCGGGCTATTACCCCACGCAGCGCTTGCTGCACGTCGCGCGTGACATCTGCAGCGAGGACCCGCTCACGCTGATGTTTCAGCCGTTGCTTTCCGCGTTGCGCGACGCCACCGGCGAAACCGCCGCGCTCGCCACGCTTGCGGGCAACCGCGTGGTCTATCTCGACGTGATGGAGTCGCGCCAGAAGATTCGCTATAGCGACGAGCCGGGCGGCTTCATGACCATCGCGAGCGCTGCGGGCAAGGCACTGCTCGGCGCGCTCGCCCCGGCCGCGCGCACCAAACTGCTCGACAGCTTCGAACCGGAGTTGCACTCGGCCAGTGGCGCGGTGATCGACCGCGCCGCGTTCGAACTTGACGTCGAGCAGGGCGTGACAGACGGCTGGCATCGCTCGACGGGCGAGAGCGTGGAGGACGTAGCCGGCCTCGCGCGCGGTTTCCTGATTCACGGCGAGGCGTTTGCGCTCGTCATCGGCGCGCCCAAGGCGCGCCTTCTCAATAACGAGCAGAACGCCGTGAAAGCGCTGCTCGAGGTGTACGCGCAAATCCCGCCAACGCTCCTCGCCGCCTGA
- a CDS encoding uracil-xanthine permease family protein has translation MQSASSTPRAATHGADDTAPTHDLVYGPNDRPAPTIAFVAALQHLLAILVPIVTPGLLICQALGVSSRDTTLIVSMSLVISGIATFLQCKRVGPLGAGLLIVQGTSFNFVGPLIAGGSLMVKQGTPVVTVMAAIFGVVIAGSFVEMAVSRILPFIKRLITPLVTGIVVLLIGLTLIKVGLISMGGGYGAIAKGNFASVQNLTLSGLVLGTIIVLNRVPIVWVRSTALVIALAIGYIVAGAMGRLDFTGAREAALFQIPTPLHFGLGFSWSLFVPMLIIYLVTSLEAIGDVTATSKVSKEPVEGPVWMRRIKGGVLVNGFNSLLAGFFNTFPSSVFAQNNGVIQLTGIASRHVGLWIAGMLVVLGLFPPVAGVLQAVPEPVLGGAAMVMFGAVAASGINILAGTRLDRRALLIIAVSLALGLGVSQVPEILTSLPHALKNVLESGVATGGICALVMNWFLPEKR, from the coding sequence ATGCAATCCGCCTCATCGACCCCACGCGCCGCCACCCACGGCGCCGACGACACCGCCCCCACGCACGACCTCGTCTATGGCCCCAACGACCGCCCCGCGCCAACCATCGCCTTCGTGGCCGCGCTACAGCATCTGCTCGCGATCCTCGTGCCGATCGTCACGCCGGGCCTACTGATCTGCCAGGCGCTGGGCGTTTCCAGCCGTGACACCACGCTGATCGTCTCGATGTCGCTGGTTATTTCCGGCATCGCCACGTTCCTGCAATGCAAGCGCGTCGGGCCGCTCGGCGCGGGCCTGCTCATCGTTCAAGGCACGAGCTTCAACTTCGTCGGCCCGCTCATCGCGGGCGGCAGCCTCATGGTCAAGCAGGGCACGCCAGTCGTTACGGTGATGGCCGCGATATTCGGCGTCGTCATCGCAGGCTCGTTCGTCGAAATGGCGGTGTCGCGCATCCTGCCCTTCATCAAGCGCCTCATCACGCCGCTCGTCACCGGCATCGTCGTGCTGCTGATCGGCCTCACGCTCATCAAGGTCGGCCTCATCAGCATGGGCGGCGGCTATGGCGCCATCGCCAAGGGCAACTTCGCGAGCGTCCAGAACCTCACGCTCTCGGGCCTCGTGCTCGGCACCATCATCGTGCTCAACCGCGTGCCGATCGTCTGGGTGCGCAGCACGGCGCTCGTCATCGCACTCGCCATCGGCTATATCGTTGCGGGCGCAATGGGTCGGCTCGATTTCACCGGCGCACGTGAAGCCGCGTTGTTCCAGATTCCGACCCCGCTGCATTTCGGCCTGGGCTTCTCCTGGTCGCTCTTCGTGCCCATGCTGATCATCTACCTCGTGACCTCGCTCGAAGCGATCGGCGACGTCACCGCCACCAGCAAGGTGTCGAAAGAGCCGGTGGAAGGCCCCGTGTGGATGCGGCGAATCAAGGGCGGCGTGCTCGTCAACGGCTTCAACTCGCTGCTCGCCGGCTTCTTCAACACGTTCCCCAGTTCCGTGTTTGCGCAGAACAACGGTGTGATCCAGCTCACCGGCATCGCCAGCCGCCACGTGGGCCTCTGGATCGCGGGCATGCTCGTCGTGCTGGGCCTCTTCCCGCCCGTGGCGGGCGTGCTGCAGGCCGTGCCCGAGCCCGTGCTGGGCGGTGCGGCCATGGTGATGTTCGGCGCGGTGGCCGCTTCGGGCATCAACATCCTCGCGGGCACTCGCCTCGACCGCCGCGCGCTGCTCATCATCGCGGTGTCGCTCGCGCTGGGCCTCGGCGTCTCGCAGGTGCCGGAAATCCTGACCAGCCTCCCGCATGCGCTCAAGAACGTGCTGGAGTCGGGCGTCGCGACTGGCGGCATCTGCGCGCTCGTGATGAACTGGTTCCTGCCGGAAAAACGGTAA
- the glpD gene encoding glycerol-3-phosphate dehydrogenase, translating into MTQQNRYDLLVVGGGINGAGIARDAAGRGLSVLLCEQDDLASHTSSSSTKLIHGGLRYLEYKEFGLVRKALQERETLLRAAPHIMWPLRFVMPHMPNLRPAWLIRMGLFLYDHLAKRELLPGSRGIDMRRHAAGEPLIDSIQRGFVYSDGWVDDARLVVLNALDAQERGAQILTRTKLVSAVRTNAANGAHSEWQALLRRPDGSIFDVRARAIANAAGPWVGEVLHGALGRGAQHSVRLVKGSHIVTKRLFDHDHAYIFQNPDKRIIFAIPYEHDFTLIGTTDVEYHNDPAKVSIDGDETRYLCESINRYFKRKISPADVQWTYSGVRPLLEEEGAENASAVTRDYKLEFDETPGAPLLSVFGGKITTFRKLAEEASDMLCRALDHAAPSWTAGAPLPGGDIANARFEPFAQAFAKRHAWLPAALARRYARAYGTRAERLVGNAQSLADLGAEVAPGIYEAELRYLRAAEWATRAEDVLWRRSKLGLHVAPGTLNGVAAAIDHWFAATSATATAQH; encoded by the coding sequence GTGACTCAACAGAACCGGTACGATCTGCTCGTCGTGGGTGGCGGGATCAACGGCGCGGGCATCGCGCGCGACGCGGCCGGCCGCGGGTTGTCGGTGCTCCTTTGCGAGCAGGACGACCTCGCCTCGCATACCTCGTCGTCCAGCACCAAGCTGATCCACGGCGGGCTGCGCTATCTCGAGTACAAGGAATTCGGGCTCGTGCGCAAGGCGCTGCAGGAGCGCGAAACGTTGCTGCGCGCGGCGCCCCACATCATGTGGCCGCTGCGTTTCGTCATGCCGCACATGCCGAACCTGCGTCCCGCGTGGCTCATTCGCATGGGCCTGTTCCTCTACGATCATCTGGCGAAGCGCGAACTGTTGCCGGGCTCGCGCGGCATCGACATGCGCCGTCATGCGGCGGGTGAGCCGCTCATCGATTCGATCCAGCGCGGCTTTGTGTATTCGGACGGCTGGGTCGACGACGCACGCCTCGTCGTGCTCAACGCGCTCGACGCGCAAGAGCGCGGCGCGCAAATCCTCACGCGCACGAAGCTGGTTTCCGCCGTGCGCACGAATGCCGCGAACGGTGCGCACAGCGAATGGCAGGCGCTCCTGCGCCGCCCGGACGGCAGCATCTTCGACGTGCGCGCGCGCGCCATCGCCAACGCGGCCGGCCCGTGGGTGGGCGAGGTGCTGCACGGCGCGCTCGGGCGCGGTGCGCAACACAGCGTGCGGCTCGTGAAGGGCAGCCACATCGTGACGAAGCGCCTGTTCGATCACGACCACGCGTACATCTTCCAGAACCCGGACAAGCGCATCATCTTCGCGATTCCGTACGAGCATGACTTCACGCTCATCGGCACGACCGACGTGGAGTATCACAACGACCCCGCGAAGGTGTCGATCGACGGCGACGAAACGCGCTATCTGTGCGAGTCGATCAACCGCTATTTCAAGCGCAAGATTTCGCCCGCCGACGTGCAGTGGACCTACTCGGGCGTGCGTCCGCTGCTCGAGGAAGAGGGTGCGGAGAATGCGTCCGCCGTCACGCGCGACTACAAGCTCGAATTCGACGAAACCCCTGGCGCGCCGCTGCTTTCGGTATTCGGCGGCAAGATCACGACCTTCCGCAAGCTCGCGGAAGAAGCTTCGGACATGCTGTGCCGCGCGCTCGACCATGCCGCGCCTTCGTGGACAGCGGGTGCGCCGTTGCCCGGCGGCGATATCGCGAACGCGCGTTTCGAGCCCTTTGCGCAGGCATTCGCGAAGCGCCATGCGTGGCTGCCTGCCGCACTTGCGCGCCGCTACGCGCGCGCGTACGGCACGCGCGCCGAGCGTCTCGTGGGCAACGCGCAGTCGCTTGCGGACCTCGGCGCCGAAGTCGCGCCTGGCATCTACGAGGCCGAATTGCGCTACCTGCGCGCCGCCGAATGGGCCACGCGCGCCGAAGACGTGCTGTGGCGCCGCTCCAAGCTGGGCCTGCATGTCGCACCGGGCACGCTCAATGGCGTGGCCGCCGCAATCGATCACTGGTTTGCCGCAACAAGCGCGACGGCGACCGCGCAGCACTGA